The Aspergillus luchuensis IFO 4308 DNA, chromosome 7, nearly complete sequence genome has a segment encoding these proteins:
- a CDS encoding putative GPI anchored cell wall protein (Dan4) (COG:D;~EggNog:ENOG410Q2EM;~SECRETED:SignalP(1-22)) — MAFLTRLLHVLLLSLIACAAIAAPTADQSDAANSVVDSTSHGYLSSFEDKALHLYEKFRHGVFHSADDNAQTVEEDAALSSRANLAKRQGVSNSTSAAETSQATEPATTSATAAATTQAETSASSADSTSAEPTSAATTAAATTAHTTAVQTTSSSSSSESSSSSSESSSSSSESSSSSTSPVTTSSTSSSSSSSTSTSSTSSTSSTASSSSSSSTSSSTTSASTSSSTSSSSSSSHTRTASSTTSVPATTTSSTSSTSTSSSTSSTARSTTMHTTSSTSQDTTSTTSQPTTPYTSTYKITTTLPDGQQSTVTAVTVVHPTETAREVATGTQASPGLQTDSAASANGFAREFALMMGGAAVVAMAL, encoded by the coding sequence ATGGCGTTCCTTACTCGCTTGCTTCACGTCCTGCTGCTGTCGTTGATCGCCTGCGCTGCTATCGCGGCCCCGACTGCCGATCAGTCTGATGCCGCCAACTCGGTGGTCGACTCGACTTCCCACGGCTATCTCAGTAGCTTTGAGGACAAGGCCCTGCATCTGTATGAAAAGTTCCGTCACGGAGTTTTTCATTCCGCAGATGACAACGCCCagactgtggaggaggatgctgcaCTGTCCAGCCGGGCCAACCTCGCCAAGCGACAGGGTGTGAGCAATTCGACGAGCGCTGCAGAAACCAGCCAGGCGACGGAACCTGCCACGACTTCGGCGACTGCTGCGGCCACCACTCAAGCGGAGACCTCTGCCAGCAGCGCTGACTCGACTTCGGCCGAACCCACCTCcgctgccaccaccgccgccgccaccaccgcgcATACAACCGCCGTGCAGACTACATCTAGCTCTAGCAGCAGTGAATCCAGCTCTAGCAGCAGTGAGTCGAGCTCTAGTAGCAGTGAGTCTAGCTCCTCGTCCACGTCTCCtgtcaccacctcctccacctcctcctcttcttcgtcgtcgacgTCGACCTCTTCGACTTCATCGACTTCGTCCACTgcgtcctcttcttcttcttcatccacctcctcttctactACCTCTGCCTctacctcttcatccacatcttcttcttcgtcctcctctcACACTCGGACAGCATCTTCTACCACCAGCGTgcctgccaccaccacctcgtcGACCTCgtccacttccacttccagCTCGACCTCATCCACCGCAAGGTCGACCACCATGCACACCACGAGCTCCACATCGCAGGATACGACCAGCACGACCAGCCAGCCCACCACCCCGTACACCTCCACCTACAAGATCACCACCACTCTGCCCGACGGTCAGCAGAGCACCGTGACAGCCGTGACAGTCGTGCATCCTACCGAAACCGCCCGCGAGGTGGCCACCGGCACCCAGGCATCTCCGGGGCTGCAGACCGACTCTGCTGCCTCTGCCAATGGATTCGCGCGCGAGTTCGCTCTCATGATGGGAGGAGCTGCCGTGGTGGCCATGGCCTTGTAG
- a CDS encoding uncharacterized protein (COG:S;~EggNog:ENOG410Q1PS;~InterPro:IPR038883) — protein sequence MEVTKKGPTLFDLPENIRNKIFDFAALRRSCIIDFTLERDRMKRDPPYCHRTETRAHRSPWLPLSRCYHPKLPTQLFLSCHTLRREAGAYFFSRNRFSMFLRGRADYKNFEASLQWGLEHIRYLHVDLGHKDNRTLKLAGGSHQTLLTWWAEFCKLAAIDMPNLRYFSLKCKAYEQEVVVRVMRDMDPFPSLFKCAFYFSNDQDKIYSFLPVMKRTARRLTDNLDVPPFPFMYLPRELQLMVLGHLLICRSDPCMAEPAPGLIVLDYRDRLRFKSCCGTCSPVGGICFCDKTETVFSTGCTCFASPLRYFLVSREFHELARKVFWGRNRFMFVEEDPTYTMGFLSGIPTESTILVQHLTFHFPLCFRPTPQTGARSADANLRHWAVLRRFIREHFDLARLTLKIHDQGRATSMYTMDNRKRYLRRLLMEFTDMRGLRGYRVYLRDDRGFERQAVMAVMGRWAP from the coding sequence ATGGAGGTCACAAAGAAGGGCCCTACCCTGTTCGATTTGCCAgaaaatatcagaaataaaATCTTCGACTTCGCTGCTCTGCGTCGTTCTTGTATCATCGACTTCACCCTGGAGCGAGACCGCATGAAGCGAGACCCGCCTTATTGTCATAGAACCGAAACGCGAGCGCATCGCAGCCCTTGGCTTCCGCTCAGCCGCTGCTATCATCCAAAGCTGCCAACACAGCTGTTCCTGTCGTGTCACACCCTGCGCCGGGAGGCCGGTGCCTATTTCTTCTCCCGTAATCGCTTCAGCATGTTTCTTCGCGGCCGGGCAGACTATAAAAACTTTGAAGCATCATTGCAATGGGGCTTGGAACATATTCGGTACTTGCATGTGGATCTCGGTCATAAGGATAACCGAACGCTCAAGCTGGCGGGTGGTTCCCACCAAACATTGTTGACGTGGTGGGCGGAGTTCTGCAAGCTCGCAGCAATCGACATGCCGAATCTCAGATACTTCAGCCTCAAATGCAAAGCCTATGAGCAGGAAGTGGTTGTTCGTGTGATGCGTGATATGGATCCGTTTCCCAGCCTGTTCAAGTGCGCCTTCTATTTCAGCAATGATCAGGATAAGATCTATAGTTTCCTGCCTGTGATGAAGCGCACGGCGCGCCGCCTGACGGACAATCTTGATGTCCCGCCGTTTCCGTTCATGTATCTGCCCCGGGAACTTCAGCTGATGGTGCTCGGGCACCTGCTCATCTGTCGTTCCGATCCGTGCATGGCCGAACCTGCTCCGGGCCTGATCGTCTTGGATTACCGCGACCGTCTGCGCTTCAAATCTTGCTGTGGCACCTGCTCGCCGGTTGGAGGCATTTGCTTCTGTGATAAGACCGAGACGGTATTCTCGACGGGCTGCACCTGCTTCGCCTCGCCATTGCGCTATTTCCTGGTCAGTCGGGAGTTCCATGAGCTCGCTCGTAAGGTCTTCTGGGGCCGCAACAGATTTATGttcgtggaggaggatcCGACCTACACCATGGGCTTCCTGAGTGGCATTCCCACGGAATCAACGATTCTGGTGCAGCACTTGACCTTCCACTTTCCCTTGTGCTTTCGACCCACTCCGCAGACGGGAGCCCGCTCCGCGGACGCGAATCTGCGGCACTGGGCAGTTCTGCGCCGTTTCATCCGGGAGCACTTTGATCTGGCGCGCCTAACCCTGAAGATCCATGACCAGGGCCGGGCCACGTCAATGTACACTATGGACAACCGCAAGAGATATTTGCGCCGGCTGCTTATGGAGTTTACCGACATGAGAGGGCTGCGAGGGTACCGGGTGTATCTGCGAGATGACCGCGGGTTCGAGAGACAGGCCGTGATGGCTGTCATGGGGCGATGGGCTCCTTGA
- the pex4 gene encoding putative ubiquitin conjugating enzyme (UbcJ) (COG:O;~EggNog:ENOG410PQC3;~InterPro:IPR016135,IPR023313,IPR000608;~PFAM:PF00179): MASSQTTHRLLRELKDYTNSPNEALLHLGPVDEDDLLHWEAVLKGVPGTPYENGLWTLSIQIPPTYPLTPPKITFKTKISHPNISFTTGEICLTLLTTEHWSPVYTLSSTLSAIHQLLTDPRPDSPLNVDVAALLRDGDVAAWESLVRFWTEEERATL, from the exons atggCCTCCTCACAAACAACgcaccgcctcctccgcgaaCTAAAAGACTACACGAACTCTCCCAACGAAGCCCTCCTGCACCTCGGTCCcgtcgacgaagacgacctCCTCCACTGGGAAGCAGTATTAAAAGGTGTTCCGGGGACGCCTTACGAGA ATGGGTTATGGACCCTCTCCATCCAAATCCCCCCAACCTACCCCCTCACCCCGCCGAAAATCACCTTCAAGACGAAAATCAGCCATCCCAATATCAGCTTCACCACGGGCGAGATCTGTCTGACGTTGTTGACCACGGAGCATTGGAGTCCGGTGTATACCTTGAGTAGTACGTTGAGTGCGATTCATCAGTTGTTGACGGATCCGAGACCCGATTCGCCGCTTAATGTCGATGTGGCCGCGTTgttgagggatggggatgtggcTGCTTGGGAGAGTTTGGTGCGGTTTTGgaccgaggaggagagggcTACTCTAtga
- the NTG2 gene encoding endonuclease III domain-containing protein (BUSCO:EOG09263R4M;~COG:L;~EggNog:ENOG410PIPF;~InterPro:IPR003265,IPR000445,IPR004036,IPR023170, IPR011257,IPR030841;~PFAM:PF00730,PF00633;~go_component: GO:0005634 - nucleus [Evidence IEA];~go_function: GO:0003677 - DNA binding [Evidence IEA];~go_function: GO:0003824 - catalytic activity [Evidence IEA];~go_function: GO:0003906 - DNA-(apurinic or apyrimidinic site) endonuclease activity [Evidence IEA];~go_function: GO:0019104 - DNA N-glycosylase activity [Evidence IEA];~go_process: GO:0006281 - DNA repair [Evidence IEA];~go_process: GO:0006284 - base-excision repair [Evidence IEA];~go_process: GO:0006285 - base-excision repair, AP site formation [Evidence IEA]) codes for MRTSRASRETAKVLQALSPPARRTTRSSAQAASRLQGFAFGGATAPDVSVSDDDTSSLSSVPTVDIEDIMEPPAKRRKSALSATSTRANARSSRRAVKTETPIKEETLVKAETSVEEAPVKKEPLEKPSKARRTPARKIKTEDGAYSMQPPSNWETMYDMVKKMREANPTAPVDTMGCAELYWRASSPRDRRFQTLVALMLSSQTKDTVTAVAMQRLHTELGDQSTSIVKKEPEEYDWKPTDQVKDSTLNLENILAVTPERLNELIAKVGFHNNKTKYIKAAAIILRDQYDSDIPSTATELMKLPGVGPKMAFLCMSAAWGKHEGIGVDVHVHRITNLWGWHKTKNPEETRMALESWLPKDKWHEINKLLVGLGQTVCLPVARRCGECDLAGTKLCKSEIRGLVTPKRDAAVKQEGPKVKVEQE; via the coding sequence ATGCGCACTTCTCGGGCATCTAGAGAAACTGCCAAGGTGCTGCAGGCTTTGTCGCCTCCTGCTCGACGAACAACTCGCAGTTCGGCTCAGGCTGCTAGTCGCCTTCAGGGTTTTGCTTTTGGGGGTGCTACTGCCCCGGATGTATCtgtcagtgatgatgatacttcCTCGCTCTCGTCTGTGCCGACGGTTGATATTGAGGATATCATGGAGCCGCCGGCCAAGCGTCGCAAGAGTGCGTTGAGCGCCACGTCTACCAGGGCGAATGCGCGCTCTAGCCGGAGAGCCGTCAAGACAGAGACTCCAATCAAAGAAGAGACTCTTGTCAAAGCAGAAACTTCTGTCGAAGAAGCACCGGTCAAGAAAGAACCACTTGAGAAGCCGTCAAAAGCACGACGGACGCCCGCTCGCAAGATCAAAACCGAGGACGGCGCCTACTCCATGCAGCCCCCCTCCAACTGGGAGACTATGTATGACATGGTTAAGAAGATGCGAGAGGCAAATCCCACTGCACCCGTTGACACCATGGGCTGCGCCGAACTCTACTGGCGTGCGTCCTCTCCGCGCGACCGCCGGTTCCAGACTCTCGTCGCACTCATGCTGTCGTCTCAAACCAAGGACACAGTCACGGCGGTGGCCATGCAGCGGTTGCACACGGAGCTTGGAGACCAGTCGACGAGCATTGTGAAGAAAGAGCCTGAAGAGTATGACTGGAAGCCCACAGACCAGGTCAAGGATAGCACTCTCAATCTGGAGAACATCCTAGCCGTCACTCCTGAGCGACTCAACGAGCTCATTGCCAAGGTGGGcttccacaacaacaaaaccaaGTATATCAAGGCCGCAGCCATTATCCTCCGCGATCAATATGATTCCGATATTCCGTCGACTGCGACTGAACTGATGAAGCTCCCTGGCGTCGGTCCGAAGATGGCGTTTCTGTGCATGAGCGCGGCGTGGGGCAAGCACGAAGGCATTGGCGTTGATGTGCACGTTCATCGCATTACCAATCTCTGGGGCTGGCACAAGACAAAGAATCCGGAGGAAACTCGCATGGCGCTGGAATCGTGGCTACCAAAAGACAAATGGCACGAGATTAACAAACTGCTGGTCGGCTTAGGACAGACAGTCTGCTTACCTGTAGCTCGGAGATGTGGCGAATGCGATCTTGCAGGAACCAAGCTCTGTAAGAGCGAAATCAGGGGTCTAGTAACACCAAAGCGAGACGCTGCTGTGAAGCAGGAGGGGCCAAAGGTGAAGGTCGAGCAGGAGTAG
- a CDS encoding uncharacterized protein (COG:S;~EggNog:ENOG410PPP1), giving the protein MSGASTSTTRSDSAHSRIADSPTSNPAAADACFDTALPPMSSKQMVISTRRPPRASGSSLIATNLRNTNRAVATLPYTPPGTTTIARGPSTHRRTGSTLKTVMRKIFTRKSRGQEDDDSADCRFGNHSPRSNQSLDKPQPLSGSWNAKSTSPLQQEHGPVTSWEEALRKLEPHPRRRRATLPSLIFSDDESRSALEAVVHSGRPTSRRDNSPHANSDPDEVRRREMRQIKRRSRSATALRGMAKDHLMSPIQWRRRSLESYAGSTTFGAVSEADASERPPTRTTVASAPKPTTEPSFLDGPDEDDEEDAPEEPMPQMVGTLVNSLQHDENVTLEQRLTTLEVKLIDLECAIARIQSGRSETPAEPSGQRKPSPPTTRHKRKQSSAQSPSGSDETPGAKSPGGADRPSSTSTLRPNHLHRSRTLQAPSSTSLHECNTISVEQYSALVMLLRREQSARRNLEEQVSGLRSDVEQLTRVARESMGMGPIYPIPIDAHDIMRMRQALGPSPTNSGPPTEKISPDSDSEERPELPPKGDLYHPRWPSARRVEVGGMI; this is encoded by the coding sequence ATGTCTGGTGCCAGTACAAGTACCACGCGAAGTGACTCCGCCCACAGTCGCATAGCCGACTCGCCCACTTCGAaccctgcagctgcagacgcTTGCTTTGATACTGCATTACCGCCCATGAGTTCCAAACAGATGGTCATCTCCACGCGTCGCCCACCCCGTGCTTCCGGATCCTCCCTGATCGCTACTAACCTCCGCAACACCAATCGCGCCGTCGCTACCCTGCCATACACTCCTCCCGGAACGACCACCATTGCTCGCGGGCCCAGCACACATCGTCGTACCGGCAGCACCCTCAAGACCGTCATGCGGAAGATCTTCACCCGCAAAAGCCGCGGGCAGGAGGACGACGATTCCGCTGATTGTCGGTTCGGCAACCACAGTCCGCGATCGAATCAATCGCTCGACAAGCCGCAACCGCTCTCCGGTTCGTGGAacgccaaatccaccagtcCGTTGCAACAGGAACACGGGCCCGTCACCTCGTGGGAAGAGGCCCTGCGCAAGCTCGAACCGCACCCCCGCCGCCGACGGGCCACGCTGCCGAGCTTGATCTTTTCGGACGACGAATCTCGCAGTGCCCTGGAGGCGGTCGTGCATTCGGGCCGACCGACCAGTAGACGGGACAACAGTCCGCATGCCAACAGTGATCCGGATGAGGTCCGTCGCCGAGAGATGCGCCAGATCAAGCGTCGCTCCCGCAGCGCGACCGCCCTGCGTGGCATGGCCAAAGATCACCTGATGTCTCCCATTCAATGGCGACGCCGCAGTCTGGAGTCGTACGCGGGATCGACGACCTTTGGCGCGGTCTCCGAGGCTGATGCATCGGAACGACCCCCGACCCGGACCACAGTCGCCAGtgcccccaaacccacaaCGGAGCCGTCCTTCCTGGATGGACCggatgaggacgacgaggaagacgcaCCAGAGGAGCCCATGCCCCAAATGGTGGGGACGCTAGTCAACTCATTACAACACGATGAGAACGTGACGCTGGAACAGCGACTGACCACCTTGGAGGTAAAATTGATCGACTTGGAATGTGCGATCGCACGCATACAGTCTGGGCGCAGTGAAACGCCGGCCGAGCCGTCGGGACAGAGGAAACCGTCACCCCCGACGACACGGCACAAGCGCAAGCAATCGTCGGCCCAGTCGCCGTCGGGTAGTGACGAGACCCCGGGCGCCAAGTCGCCCGGCGGCGCCGATCGCCCGTCTAGCACGAGCACACTGCGCCCGAACCATCTCCACCGCTCGCGCACATTGCAGGCCCCGTCGTCCACCTCGCTGCACGAATGCAATACCATCTCCGTCGAACAGTACAGCGCActggtgatgctgctgcgTCGGGAGCAGTCTGCGCGACGTAATCTCGAGGAACAGGTGTCCGGTCTGCGGAGCGATGTCGAGCAACTCACGCGCGTGGCACGCGAATCCATGGGCATGGGTCCGATTTATCCTATCCCAATTGACGCGCATGATATTATGCGCATGCGGCAGGCCCTGGGGCCGTCTCCGACCAACTCGGGGCCGCCGACGGAAAAGATCTCCCCGGACAGTGATTCCGAGGAGCGCCCGGAGCTCCCTCCGAAGGGAGACCTGTACCATCCGCGGTGGCCGTCGGCGCGACGCGTCGAAGTTGGCGGGATGATATGA
- a CDS encoding putative DNA helicase (BUSCO:EOG092617S2;~COG:L;~EggNog:ENOG410PFJA;~InterPro:IPR041677,IPR027417,IPR003593,IPR041679, IPR014001;~PFAM:PF13245,PF13086,PF13087,PF04851,PF13604;~go_function: GO:0004386 - helicase activity [Evidence IEA]), translating into MSPIHPPTFATTQLTLLRAEQTAEITSNNLFTSSAITTASPSTRRTLQATGHALTGIVLSQCRTGLGGRVVGEFVADAAVTNTSSSSSTNSKSGSKGGNGGGGGDGKLRLGAHGVRVGDVVKVVEISSSNSSSSGVGGGKKGKEGKDGKDGKGGGVEGVVTRVGESAVWVAFGGKDSGKGSKDEDGVEELWGRKVWMIKLANDVTYRRMNQTMEKLVKMTDSEHTHFMRVAFGQTSPMLPDYDSIGPLEFTDPTLNDSQKEAIRFALAAREIALIHGPPGTGKTHTLIELIVQMVQRKQRVLVCGPSNISVDNIVERLAPKKVPVVRIGHPARLLPSVLDHSLEVLTHTSEAAEIVRDVRKEIDQKQASIRKTRSARERRAIYDDLRELRREFRERENKCVENLVRESSVVLATLHGAGGHQLKNQKFDVVIIDEASQALEAQCWIPLLSASKVVLAGDHLQLPPTVKSTKDDVRKMKAKEEDKKENGELLDNVSLETTLFDRLLSMHGPGIKRMLTTQYRMHEKIMQFPSDELYDSKLMAADTVKARLLKDLPYEVEETDDTKEPLVFWDTQGGDFPEKTEDADLGKKAHLGDSKSNDMEALVVSRHVDALVDAGIHPEDIAVITPYNGQLAVLSQMLREKYPSIELGSVDGFQGREKEAVVVSLVRSNSEHEVGFLGERRRLNVAMTRPKRHLCICGDSETISKGSGFLKRWMAFLEEHADLRYPNAGDLL; encoded by the exons ATGTCCCCAATCCATCCCCCCACCTTCGCAACCACAcaactcaccctcctccgcgcGGAACAAACCGCCGAAATAacctccaacaacctcttcaccagcagcgccatcaccaccgcgTCGCCATCCACCCGACGCACACTGCAAGCGACAGGCCATGCCCTGACAGGTATTGTTCTCTCGCAATGTAGGACGGGGctgggggggagggtggtgggggagtTTGTGGCGGATGCGGCTGTTACcaatacttcttcttcttcttctactaatTCTAAATCTGGTTCCAAGGGtggtaatggtggtggtggtggggatgggaagttGAGGTTAGGGGCGCATGGGGTTAgggttggggatgtggtTAAGGTTGTTGAGATTAGTTCTAGTAATAGTTCTAGTtctggggtgggtggtgggaagaaggggaaagaggggaaagatgGGAAAGatgggaaaggaggaggggtggaaggggttgTGACGAGGGTTGGGGAGAGTGCGGTTTGGGTTGCgtttggggggaaggattCTGGTAAAGGGAgtaaggatgaggatggggtggaggagttgtgggggaggaaggtttGGAT GATCAAACTTGCCAATGATGTTACGTATAGACG GATGAACCAGACCATGGAGAAATTGGTCAAAATGACCGACTCTGAACATACCCATTTCATGCGTGTTGCGTTTGGTCAGACCTCGCCTATGTTGCCAGACTACGATTCTATCGGGCCTCTGGAGTTTACGGATCCTACGCTGAATGACTCCCAGAAGGAGGCCATTCGGTTTGCTCTGGCGGCGCGCGAAATTGCCCTCATTCATGGCCCGCCCGGGACCGGCAAGACGCACACGCTGATCGAGTTGATCGTGCAGATGGTGCAGCGCAAGCAGCGGGTGCTGGTCTGCGGTCCGTCAAACATCTCCGTCGACAACATCGTGGAGAGATTGGCGCCGAAGAAGGTCCCCGTGGTGCGCATCGGACATCCGGCGCGGTTGCTCCCGTCCGTCCTCGATCATTCGCTGGAAGTGCTGACGCATACGTCAGAGGCAGCGGAGATTGTTCGCGACGTCCGCAAGGAGATCGATCAGAAGCAGGCCAGTATTCGAAAAACCAGGTCAGCGCGGGAGCGACGGGCCATCTACGATGATCTGCGAGAACTGCGGCGCGAGTTCCGCGAGCGCGAGAACAAGTGCGTGGAGAACCTGGTCCGCGAGAGCAGCGTGGTGCTGGCAACGCTGCATGGAGCAGGTGGCCACCAGCTGAAGAACCAAAAGTTCGATGTGGTCATCATCGACGAGGCGAGTCAGGCACTGGAGGCGCAGTGCTGGATCCCGTTGTTGTCGGCATCCAAGGTGGTCCTGGCAGGTGATCACTTGCAGCTGCCGCCGACCGTCAAGTCGACCAAAGATGATGTTAGAAAGATGAAGGCCAAAGAGgaggacaagaaagaaaacggGGAGTTGCTGGACAATGTCTCGCTGGAGACAACTCTCTTCGACCGACTGCTGTCGATGCACGGCCCGGGAATCAAACGGATGCTCACGACCCAATACCGGATGCACGAGAAGATTATGCAATTTCCGTCGGACGAGTTGTATGACTCGAAATTGATGGCTGCAGACACTGTCAAGGCTCGACTGCTAAAGGACCTCCCCTACGAAGTGGAGGAGACCGATGACACCAAAGAGCCGCTGGTGTTCTGGGATACGCAAGGTGGTGATTTCCCTGAGAAGACCGAGGATGCGGATCTGGGCAAGAAAGCCCACCTGGGCGACAGTAAGAGCAACGACATGGAGGCTCTAGTGGTGAGCCGGCATGTCGATGCGCTGGTGGACGCAGGGATACACCCCGAAGACATTGCGGTGATTACGCCGTACAACGGTCAGCTGGCCGTGTTGTCGCAGATGCTGCGGGAGAAATACCCCAGCATTGAGCTGGGCAGCGTCGACGGATTCCAAGGGCGTGAAAAGgaagcggtggtggtgagtctGGTGCGCAGTAACAGCGAGCACGAAGTGGGATTCTTAGGGGAACGGCGTCGTCTCAACG TGGCCATGACGCGGCCGAAACGGCATCTGTGCATCTGCGGTGACTCGGAGACGATTAGCAA GGGCAGTGGGTTCCTTAAGCGATGGATGGCATTCCTGGAGGAACATGCTGATTTGCGGTATCCGAACGCTGGCGATCTGTTGTGA